A window of Anaerobacillus sp. CMMVII genomic DNA:
TCAAAAGCAGTACCAGCGCCGTGTCCTAATCACGCGCTGGTATTTTTATATTTAGTGAGTTTAGTTGGTCAGACTCAAAGAAAGTTCACTTTCCATCAGAGATGTAAATCTATTTTATTTTGCACTAGCTGATTTCAATAAGAGAAAGTGAACTTTCCTGTGGGAGGCTATTTACAAGTAGCCCCAAAGAAAGTTCACTTTCACCATTAAGAATGTAAATCAATTTTGCGCTACCTAGACTTGATAGAGAAAGTGAACTTTCGAGAATGTTTTAACGCTTTAAAGCACTGGGGGTCAGACCCCCTCCGAGACCCCCTCCGAAGGCTCCCTCCCCTAAAAGGTCTAGTAGTTCGCTAGTTTTTAGGTTTGTTTGTAGTTTGAGTATGGCGCGTTTTCGCCAGGTTTTTACTGTGTCTATTGAAACGTTATATTGCTTAGCAATCTCGGTAAGGCCTTTTCCATGCTCATAAAATTCTATGAGCCATATTCGTTCTGTCTTTGAAAGAAAAGGTAGCATACGATTGATTGGAAAACAAACTTGTACGGGTTCTACTGTTGCTACTATGCTTTCGACCATTTCCGGTTCTAGGCAGCATTGAAATCGTTGCTGATATTTTCGTTCTTGAGTGAGAAAGTTCAGTAGCTTGCCACGAATGTACTTCTTTGCGTATCCTGGGAACTGCCCTTTCGATTCATTGAACTTTATGCTTGCTTCCCACAAGGCGATTAACCCCACTTGATACAGCTCATCATATTGGTGTAGATAGTTTAGTTGCTTTATTTGCTTTTTAATAAGCGGCTCAAATTTTACAACAAGCTCCTCAAACGATAATTCATTGACATTCATCTTCATGAACAACTCCGGCGGAAAGCGCGCCTTCCAAATATTCCGCGGTTGTCCTTATTATCTTGAAGAAGTAAGTAACTGTCATTTCACTAAACTTTAAGTTTCGAGCAAAATACCTGCTCAAATTTAAAGTTTCACTAGGCCAAACTTGAAGTTTGAGGGCTGAAACTTTAAATTTGGCCATATTTTAGCTACAACGAAAGTGGCGGATAATCATTACTAACATCAATTATTGCCTCAGAACCAACGCAAAAAAAACCACTCATTTTTGAGTGGTTTCATACCAATTATGCAAGCTTGGGACGAATAGCGTCTTGCACAGTTTCTGCTTCGAATTTCTCAGGGTAGTTTTGTTTTATCATTTCGATAAATTGCGGAACATAATTCGGATCGAATTGTGCTCCAGCACATCGTTGTAATTCTTTTACCGCCTCATCAAATGTTTTGGTTGCTTGATAAGGCCTTTCGGTTGTCATCGCGTCAAAGGAATCAATGATGCACAATATTCTCGCAAGTTTTGGCGTACTTTCACCTTTTAAACCATATGGATAGCCTTTGCCATCGTATCTTTCATGATGAAGCTCGACAAGTGGGATCAGGTCATGGAGTTCTTTATTCGTCGCAATAATTTCTTTTCCCCATGTCACATGCTTTTTAATAATTTCCCATTCAAAAGGCTCTAGCTTACCTTTTTTATTGATAATATCCCGAGGGATTTCTAATTTTCCAATGTCATGAATAAGTGCACCTGAAATTAGCAATTTTTTTTCATAGTCACTTAAATTCAATTTAAAAGCGAAATCTCTAGCGTACTGGAACACGCGTCTACTGTGCTGATATGTATACACATCTTTATAGAGGAAAATTTTCACTTGTTGTTCTAGTAATTCTAACTCCTTTTCATGTTCTAAAAGGGTATAGGAGACTAGATTACTATCATAAAGTTGAACATTATTTTTTCCTTGTGATTTTGCGTAATACATCGCTTGATCAGCTTTTCCAATCAATTCTGCAGAGTTATAGACACTCTCATCAGTTTCGATAATACCGCATGAAAATGAAAGGCAACCATGTGGTAAAACTTCAACTCCAGAAAAATAGGAGTCATTAATCTGTTTTCGTAACTTATTTAAAAATATGATAGCCTCTGAACTTTCAACGTTTTCCATGAGAATGACAAATTCTTCCCCACCATATCTAGCAACAAAGTATTCTTTTTCATTACACCCATTCTTTAGAAGTGTTCCTATGAAATTAAGAAGCTCATCGCCTGCCAAATGGCCATGGTAATCGTTGTACTTTTTAAAGTCATCAATATCAAGAAGTGCTAGGCTCATCTTTAAGCCTTTCTTATCTTTTAACAGATCACTTAAAACTTCCTTAAAATAGCTATGATTATATAGTCCCGTTAGACTATCTGTATTTGCTTTTT
This region includes:
- a CDS encoding sigma factor; translation: MNVNELSFEELVVKFEPLIKKQIKQLNYLHQYDELYQVGLIALWEASIKFNESKGQFPGYAKKYIRGKLLNFLTQERKYQQRFQCCLEPEMVESIVATVEPVQVCFPINRMLPFLSKTERIWLIEFYEHGKGLTEIAKQYNVSIDTVKTWRKRAILKLQTNLKTSELLDLLGEGAFGGGLGGGLTPSALKR
- a CDS encoding diguanylate cyclase, which translates into the protein MESVVYLASLFIFGLETTLFVLLVGNLIFSLLNPKIFWWKHLVNFCNYSLMTIGAYYTFYFIGGEIGSLHLEKLHVYVLTLIAYYAINVTLVGLYFLISTSEDVFKIFKEIISQTLFGYLSTLVMSVVLASLIISNEKLGLILFTGVIGLLSIAFKQYYNLFEKVAKKANTDSLTGLYNHSYFKEVLSDLLKDKKGLKMSLALLDIDDFKKYNDYHGHLAGDELLNFIGTLLKNGCNEKEYFVARYGGEEFVILMENVESSEAIIFLNKLRKQINDSYFSGVEVLPHGCLSFSCGIIETDESVYNSAELIGKADQAMYYAKSQGKNNVQLYDSNLVSYTLLEHEKELELLEQQVKIFLYKDVYTYQHSRRVFQYARDFAFKLNLSDYEKKLLISGALIHDIGKLEIPRDIINKKGKLEPFEWEIIKKHVTWGKEIIATNKELHDLIPLVELHHERYDGKGYPYGLKGESTPKLARILCIIDSFDAMTTERPYQATKTFDEAVKELQRCAGAQFDPNYVPQFIEMIKQNYPEKFEAETVQDAIRPKLA